In Sulfitobacter albidus, the following proteins share a genomic window:
- a CDS encoding adenylate kinase — protein MNIILLGPPGAGKGTQARHLVEGRGMVQLSTGDMLREAKDSGTEMGQIVADVMARGALVTDEIVIGLIREKLTNKSEHGGFIFDGFPRTLAQADALEELMTETGQKIDYVIELQVNDEVLVDRIVGRAEEARKAGQPVRADDNPESLKVRLLAYYKQTSPLIGYYYAKGMLGGVDGLADIEDVSAQIAKTLDS, from the coding sequence ATGAACATTATTCTTCTTGGACCGCCCGGCGCGGGCAAAGGCACACAGGCACGGCATCTGGTCGAGGGGCGCGGCATGGTCCAGCTCTCAACCGGTGACATGCTGCGCGAAGCGAAAGACAGCGGCACCGAAATGGGCCAGATCGTCGCCGACGTCATGGCCCGCGGCGCGCTTGTCACCGATGAGATCGTGATCGGCCTGATCCGCGAAAAGCTGACCAACAAGTCCGAGCACGGCGGCTTCATCTTCGACGGCTTCCCCCGCACGCTGGCGCAGGCAGACGCGCTCGAAGAGCTGATGACTGAAACGGGGCAGAAGATCGACTACGTCATCGAGTTGCAGGTCAACGACGAAGTGCTTGTCGATCGGATCGTGGGCCGCGCGGAAGAGGCCCGCAAGGCGGGCCAACCGGTGCGCGCCGACGATAATCCCGAAAGCCTTAAGGTGCGGCTGCTGGCCTATTACAAACAGACCTCGCCGCTGATCGGCTATTACTACGCCAAGGGCATGCTGGGCGGTGTGGACGGTCTCGCTGACATCGAGGACGTCAGCGCGCAGATTGCAAAGACACTCGACAGCTGA
- a CDS encoding replication-associated recombination protein A — protein sequence MSDLFGDTPSPEPAARDRPLADRLRPAALDEVIGQEHVLGADAPLGLMLDAGALPSLIFWGPPGVGKTTIARLLADASDRTFVQISAIFSGVAELRKVFDAAKTRARNGQGTLLFVDEIHRFNKAQQDGFLPHMEDGTIVLVGATTENPSFELNSALLSRAQVLVLRRLDARALAELIARAEAMLARALPLKDDARAALIEMADGDGRALLNLIEQIAAMKIAEPMDAATLGARLQRRAATYDKSGDGHYNLISALHKSVRGSDPDAAMYWLARMLSAGEDPRFLARRITRMAVEDIGLADPGAMRQCLDAWATYERLGSPEGELALGQAVIYLALAPKSNAGYVAYKAAMRLAKKTGSAPPPKHILNAPTALMKDEGYGDGYAYDHDAEDGFSGQHYFPDDMEREAFYDPPERGFERDMRKRVDYFAKLRAKRQS from the coding sequence ATGAGCGACCTTTTTGGCGATACGCCCTCCCCCGAGCCCGCGGCCCGCGACCGCCCCCTTGCCGACCGCCTGCGCCCCGCCGCGCTGGACGAGGTGATTGGGCAGGAACACGTGCTGGGCGCTGACGCGCCGCTGGGCCTGATGCTGGATGCGGGCGCCCTGCCCTCTTTGATCTTCTGGGGGCCGCCGGGAGTGGGCAAGACGACGATCGCGCGGCTGCTGGCGGATGCGTCAGACCGGACTTTCGTGCAGATCAGCGCGATTTTCTCGGGCGTGGCCGAGTTGCGCAAGGTATTCGACGCCGCCAAGACCCGCGCGCGGAACGGTCAGGGCACATTGCTTTTCGTCGATGAAATCCACCGTTTCAACAAGGCGCAGCAGGACGGTTTCCTGCCGCATATGGAGGACGGCACCATCGTGCTGGTCGGCGCCACCACCGAAAACCCCTCGTTCGAGCTGAATTCTGCCCTGCTGTCGCGCGCGCAGGTGCTGGTGCTGCGGCGGCTGGACGCGCGCGCGCTGGCCGAGCTGATCGCGCGGGCCGAGGCCATGCTGGCGCGCGCGCTGCCGCTCAAGGACGACGCGCGGGCGGCGCTGATCGAGATGGCGGATGGCGACGGGCGCGCGCTGCTCAATCTGATTGAGCAGATAGCGGCGATGAAGATCGCGGAACCGATGGATGCCGCGACCCTTGGCGCGCGTCTGCAACGGCGCGCGGCGACCTACGATAAATCCGGCGATGGGCACTATAACCTCATATCAGCGCTGCATAAATCCGTGCGCGGGTCGGACCCGGATGCGGCGATGTACTGGCTTGCCCGGATGCTGAGCGCGGGGGAGGATCCGCGGTTTCTGGCCCGCCGCATAACCCGGATGGCGGTCGAGGATATCGGCCTCGCCGATCCCGGCGCGATGCGGCAATGTCTGGATGCCTGGGCCACCTACGAACGGCTCGGCTCGCCCGAGGGCGAGCTGGCACTGGGTCAGGCGGTGATCTATCTCGCCCTCGCGCCGAAATCCAATGCGGGCTACGTCGCCTATAAGGCGGCGATGCGGCTGGCCAAGAAAACAGGCTCCGCCCCGCCGCCCAAACATATCCTCAACGCGCCCACGGCGCTGATGAAAGACGAGGGATACGGCGACGGTTATGCCTACGATCACGATGCCGAGGACGGGTTTTCGGGGCAGCATTATTTCCCCGACGATATGGAACGCGAGGCGTTCTATGACCCGCCCGAACGCGGGTTCGAGCGGGATATGCGCAAGCGGGTGGACTACTTTGCCAAGCTGCGGGCAAAACGCCAAAGCTGA
- the secY gene encoding preprotein translocase subunit SecY, with protein MVSAVENMAANSSWSAFGKATDLRHRILFTLGLLIVYRLGTFIPVPGIDGGALRDFMEQAGQGIGGMVSMFTGGALGRMGIFALGIMPYISASIIVQLLTSMVPSLEQLKKEGEQGRKKINQYTRWGTVALATVQSYGLAVSLEAGDIAADPGMFFRLSCMITLVGGTMFLMWLGEQITARGIGNGISLIIFVGIIAEVPAAIAQFFASGRSGAISPAVIVGVLVMVVATIMFVVFMERALRKIHIQYPRRQVGMKVYDGGSSHLPVKVNPSGVIPAIFASSLLLLPVTISTFSGNSTNPVMSWLLANFGPGQPLYLLFFVVMIVFFAYFYTFNVAFKPDDVADNLKNQNGFVPGIRPGKRTAEYLEYVVNRVLVLGSAYLAAVCILPEILRGQFAIPFYFGGTSVLIVVSVTMDTIQQVQSHLLAHQYEGLLEKSQLRGKGGGKGKPRKKRSPVRR; from the coding sequence ATGGTTTCAGCCGTCGAGAATATGGCCGCCAATTCAAGCTGGTCCGCCTTTGGCAAGGCGACCGACCTGCGCCACCGCATCCTGTTCACGCTGGGCCTGCTGATCGTCTACCGTCTGGGGACATTCATCCCCGTGCCGGGCATCGACGGCGGCGCGCTGCGTGACTTCATGGAGCAAGCGGGCCAGGGCATCGGCGGCATGGTGTCGATGTTCACCGGCGGTGCGCTGGGGCGCATGGGGATCTTTGCGCTGGGAATCATGCCGTATATCTCGGCCTCGATCATCGTGCAGCTTCTGACCTCGATGGTGCCCAGCCTCGAGCAGCTCAAGAAAGAGGGCGAGCAGGGGCGCAAGAAGATCAACCAATACACCCGCTGGGGCACGGTTGCGCTGGCCACGGTGCAGTCCTACGGCCTCGCCGTTTCGCTTGAGGCGGGCGATATCGCCGCCGATCCGGGCATGTTCTTCCGCCTGTCGTGCATGATCACGCTGGTGGGCGGCACGATGTTCCTGATGTGGCTGGGCGAACAGATCACCGCGCGCGGCATCGGCAACGGCATCTCGCTCATCATCTTTGTGGGCATCATCGCCGAGGTTCCCGCCGCCATCGCGCAGTTCTTCGCCTCCGGTCGGTCGGGTGCTATCAGCCCCGCCGTCATCGTCGGCGTGCTGGTTATGGTGGTTGCCACCATCATGTTCGTGGTGTTCATGGAGCGCGCGCTGCGCAAGATCCACATTCAATACCCGCGCCGTCAGGTCGGCATGAAGGTCTACGACGGCGGCTCCTCGCACCTGCCGGTCAAGGTCAACCCATCGGGCGTGATCCCCGCGATCTTTGCCTCCTCGCTGCTGCTGCTGCCGGTGACGATCAGCACCTTCTCGGGCAACTCCACGAACCCGGTGATGAGCTGGCTTCTGGCCAACTTCGGCCCCGGTCAGCCGCTCTATCTGCTGTTCTTCGTCGTGATGATCGTGTTCTTTGCGTATTTCTACACGTTCAACGTGGCGTTCAAACCCGATGACGTGGCCGACAATCTCAAGAACCAGAACGGCTTTGTCCCCGGTATCCGCCCCGGTAAACGCACGGCGGAATACCTGGAATACGTGGTCAACCGCGTGCTGGTGCTGGGGTCTGCCTATCTCGCGGCGGTCTGTATCCTGCCGGAAATCCTGCGCGGCCAGTTCGCCATTCCGTTCTACTTCGGCGGGACATCCGTGCTGATTGTCGTCTCGGTCACGATGGATACGATCCAGCAGGTGCAATCCCATCTGCTTGCCCACCAATACGAAGGTCTGCTTGAGAAATCACAGCTGCGCGGTAAGGGTGGCGGCAAAGGTAAGCCACGCAAGAAACGGAGCCCGGTGCGTCGATGA
- a CDS encoding RluA family pseudouridine synthase has translation MSRVQTITVAAGDGDQRLDRWFKRQFPHIPQGRIDKMCRKGEIRVDGGRVKGATRVEEGQEIRIPPLPDSAAPKPTSKGISEADAKMIRGCVIYRDDDVIALNKPPGLAVQGGSGMGERHVDALSEALMFDYDERPRLVHRIDKDTSGVLLLARTRAAAKTLTANFRHRETRKIYWAAVAGVPHPRDGTIKFGLVKAGGHGARGEGEKMVAVHPRDIDDTPGAKRATTDYATLEVAGSRTAWMALIPVTGRTHQLRAHMAEIGHPIVGDGKYGGSSQENLGDGWGAQLGGEISKKLHLHARSLKIEHPVTRAILNLTAPLPDHMARTWDTFQWQPSDVPADPFEEEWG, from the coding sequence ATGAGCCGGGTTCAGACCATCACGGTGGCGGCGGGCGACGGGGATCAGCGGCTGGATCGCTGGTTCAAACGCCAGTTCCCGCATATCCCGCAGGGCCGCATCGACAAGATGTGCCGCAAGGGTGAGATCCGCGTCGACGGGGGCCGCGTCAAGGGCGCCACCCGTGTCGAAGAGGGGCAGGAGATCCGCATCCCGCCGCTCCCCGACAGTGCCGCGCCCAAGCCCACCAGCAAGGGCATCAGCGAGGCGGATGCCAAGATGATCCGGGGCTGCGTGATCTACCGCGACGACGACGTGATCGCGCTCAACAAACCGCCCGGCCTGGCGGTGCAGGGTGGCTCCGGTATGGGTGAGCGGCATGTGGATGCGCTGAGCGAGGCGCTGATGTTCGATTATGACGAGCGCCCGCGTCTGGTGCACCGCATCGACAAGGATACCTCGGGCGTGTTGCTGCTGGCGCGCACCCGCGCGGCGGCCAAGACGCTGACCGCGAATTTCCGGCACCGCGAGACGCGCAAGATCTACTGGGCCGCGGTCGCGGGCGTGCCGCATCCGCGCGATGGCACGATCAAATTCGGGCTGGTCAAGGCCGGCGGTCACGGTGCGCGCGGGGAGGGCGAAAAGATGGTCGCCGTGCACCCCCGCGACATCGACGACACACCGGGCGCCAAGCGGGCGACGACCGACTACGCGACGCTGGAGGTCGCGGGCAGCCGCACTGCGTGGATGGCGCTGATCCCGGTGACGGGGCGCACCCACCAGCTGCGCGCGCATATGGCCGAGATCGGGCATCCCATTGTCGGGGATGGGAAATACGGCGGCTCAAGCCAGGAAAACCTTGGCGACGGTTGGGGCGCGCAATTGGGGGGCGAGATCAGCAAAAAGCTGCACCTGCACGCCCGCTCGCTCAAGATCGAGCATCCGGTGACACGCGCGATCCTGAACCTCACCGCGCCCTTGCCCGATCACATGGCCCGCACGTGGGACACCTTCCAATGGCAGCCCTCCGACGTGCCCGCCGATCCGTTCGAGGAAGAATGGGGATGA
- a CDS encoding HAD-IA family hydrolase — translation MSDAPLRLVIFDVDGTLVDSQADIIGAMTLAFAAEDLAMPDRATVLAQVGLSLHVMMPRLVPQADAATHGRLVEGYKAAYMQLRATRGAAESSPMYPGALQTLQRLHAQPEVLLGVATGKSRRGLDKLIEGHALEGLFVTQQVADTHPSKPHPAMLEAALSETGVEAVHAVMVGDTSYDMEMAASAGITGIAVSWGYHDRTQLGAATHLIEDFAALPPLLEDIWKE, via the coding sequence ATGAGCGACGCGCCCCTGCGGTTGGTGATCTTTGATGTCGACGGCACGCTGGTCGACAGTCAGGCCGACATCATCGGCGCGATGACGCTTGCCTTTGCGGCCGAGGATCTGGCGATGCCGGACCGCGCGACCGTACTGGCGCAGGTGGGGCTGTCGCTGCACGTGATGATGCCCCGGCTGGTGCCACAGGCAGATGCGGCGACGCACGGGCGGCTCGTCGAGGGGTACAAGGCCGCCTATATGCAGCTGCGCGCCACGCGCGGGGCGGCGGAGTCCTCCCCGATGTATCCCGGTGCGCTTCAGACCTTGCAGCGGCTGCACGCACAGCCCGAGGTGCTGCTGGGCGTGGCGACGGGCAAATCCCGCCGGGGCCTCGATAAACTGATCGAGGGGCACGCGCTGGAGGGGCTGTTCGTGACCCAGCAGGTGGCCGATACGCACCCCTCCAAACCGCACCCCGCCATGCTGGAGGCCGCGCTGAGCGAGACCGGCGTGGAGGCGGTCCATGCCGTCATGGTCGGTGACACAAGCTATGACATGGAAATGGCGGCAAGCGCGGGGATCACCGGGATCGCGGTAAGCTGGGGCTACCATGACCGCACGCAGCTGGGCGCCGCCACCCATCTGATCGAGGATTTTGCGGCCCTGCCGCCGCTGCTGGAAGATATCTGGAAGGAATGA
- a CDS encoding DUF2461 domain-containing protein, producing MTGFTKQSFAVLGALAENNNRDWYEANKAEIKRAARVPFAGMLEVTTALLAGSRYPLIGGEKTMFRQHRDVRFSKDKTPYKPTVSGLLTPDGTKAEMGGVVYAQIDPAGGMMAAGFYQLATAELNKVRDRMIADAGTFGDLVEALQDKGYPLSRDNSLKTMPRGMKQHEDHPLADLLKLKGYTVSKPQPQDVWISGDIVEELVHLAEAMGPLNAWIRAALTYGD from the coding sequence ATGACCGGATTTACCAAGCAGAGCTTTGCGGTTCTGGGTGCGCTTGCCGAGAATAATAACCGCGACTGGTACGAGGCAAACAAGGCGGAGATCAAGCGTGCGGCACGGGTGCCCTTTGCGGGGATGCTGGAAGTCACGACCGCCCTGCTGGCGGGGAGCCGATACCCGTTGATCGGGGGCGAAAAGACGATGTTTCGCCAGCACCGCGACGTGCGTTTTTCCAAGGACAAGACCCCCTACAAGCCGACGGTGTCGGGGCTGTTGACGCCTGACGGGACCAAGGCCGAGATGGGCGGCGTGGTCTATGCGCAGATCGACCCCGCGGGCGGGATGATGGCGGCCGGGTTCTACCAGCTGGCGACCGCGGAGCTGAACAAGGTGCGGGACCGGATGATCGCGGATGCGGGCACCTTTGGCGATTTGGTCGAGGCACTGCAGGACAAGGGCTATCCGCTGTCGCGCGACAACAGCCTCAAGACGATGCCGCGCGGGATGAAGCAGCACGAGGATCACCCGCTCGCCGATCTGCTGAAGCTCAAGGGCTATACGGTGAGCAAACCGCAGCCGCAGGACGTCTGGATCAGCGGGGACATCGTCGAAGAGTTGGTGCATCTGGCCGAAGCCATGGGCCCGCTGAACGCCTGGATCCGCGCGGCCCTCACGTATGGGGACTGA
- the rpsK gene encoding 30S ribosomal protein S11 yields MARDTRRSTKRKVSKNIAAGVAHVNSSFNNTKILISDVQGNAISWSSAGTMGFKGSRKSTPYAAQMAAEDAGKKAQEHGVKTLEVEVQGPGSGRESALRALAAAGFNITSIRDVTPMAHNGCRPPKRRRV; encoded by the coding sequence ATGGCACGCGATACACGCCGCTCGACCAAGCGTAAGGTCTCCAAGAACATCGCGGCTGGGGTGGCTCACGTCAATTCCAGCTTCAACAACACCAAGATCCTGATCTCCGATGTGCAGGGCAACGCGATCAGCTGGTCGTCCGCCGGTACAATGGGTTTCAAAGGGTCGCGGAAATCCACGCCCTACGCCGCCCAGATGGCTGCCGAGGACGCGGGCAAGAAAGCACAAGAGCACGGCGTGAAAACGCTTGAAGTCGAAGTGCAGGGCCCCGGTTCGGGCCGTGAAAGCGCCCTGCGCGCGCTGGCCGCCGCCGGTTTCAACATCACCTCGATCCGTGATGTGACGCCCATGGCACACAACGGCTGCCGCCCGCCAAAGCGCCGCCGCGTCTAA
- a CDS encoding amino acid ABC transporter substrate-binding protein has translation MKKSYILGALTVAGLSASAAAAATLDDVKARGTLNCGVTTGLVGFAAPDANGEWKGFDVAVCRAVAAAVLGDPNAVEFVPTTGKTRFTALASGEIDMLARNTTWTFSRDNDLKFEFTGVNYYDGQGFMVPKELGVSSAKDLDGATVCIQTGTTTELNLADFFRANNISYEPVPIETNAEAQQQYLAGACDVYTTDASGLAATRATFENPGDHTLLPEIVSKEPLGPLVRHGDNEWGDIVRWTLNALITAEELGVSSVNVGEMATNTNNPEVARLLGTEGDLGAMLGLDADWAKRAIETQGNYGEIFAQNIGEETPIGLARGLNAQWTDGGLLYSPPFR, from the coding sequence ATGAAAAAATCATATATTCTTGGCGCACTGACCGTCGCAGGTCTGTCCGCCAGTGCAGCAGCAGCTGCCACGCTTGACGACGTTAAAGCGCGCGGCACACTGAACTGCGGCGTGACCACCGGTCTGGTCGGTTTTGCCGCGCCTGACGCAAACGGTGAATGGAAAGGCTTCGACGTCGCAGTCTGCCGCGCGGTCGCCGCTGCGGTTCTGGGCGACCCGAACGCCGTTGAATTCGTGCCCACAACCGGCAAGACACGCTTTACCGCGCTGGCGTCCGGCGAAATCGACATGCTGGCCCGTAACACCACATGGACATTCTCGCGCGACAACGATCTGAAGTTCGAATTTACCGGCGTGAACTACTACGACGGTCAGGGCTTCATGGTTCCCAAAGAGCTGGGCGTGTCCTCGGCCAAGGATCTGGATGGTGCGACCGTCTGCATCCAGACCGGCACAACGACCGAGCTGAACCTCGCGGACTTCTTCCGCGCCAACAACATCAGCTATGAGCCCGTCCCGATCGAGACAAACGCCGAAGCGCAGCAGCAGTACCTTGCCGGTGCCTGCGACGTCTACACGACGGATGCCTCCGGTCTGGCCGCGACACGCGCGACCTTCGAGAACCCCGGCGATCACACGCTGCTGCCCGAAATCGTATCCAAAGAGCCGCTGGGCCCACTGGTCCGTCACGGTGACAACGAGTGGGGCGACATCGTGCGCTGGACACTCAACGCGCTGATCACAGCCGAAGAGCTGGGCGTGTCCTCCGTCAACGTCGGCGAGATGGCCACCAACACCAACAACCCCGAAGTCGCCCGCCTGCTGGGCACCGAAGGCGATCTGGGTGCAATGCTGGGTCTGGACGCGGATTGGGCCAAGCGCGCAATCGAAACCCAAGGCAACTACGGCGAAATCTTTGCCCAGAACATCGGCGAAGAAACCCCAATCGGTCTGGCGCGTGGTCTGAACGCGCAGTGGACCGACGGCGGCCTGCTCTACAGCCCACCGTTCCGCTAA
- the rplQ gene encoding 50S ribosomal protein L17, producing MRHARGYRRLNRTHEHRKALFANMAGSLIEHEQIKTTLPKAKELRPIIEKMITLAKRGDIHARRQARARLKEDQYVAKLFDILGPRYKDRQGGYVRVLKAGFRYGDMAPMAIIEFVDRDRDAKGAGDKARLAAEEAAEE from the coding sequence ATGCGTCACGCACGTGGATACCGCCGCCTCAACCGCACACATGAGCACCGCAAGGCGCTCTTTGCGAACATGGCCGGCTCGCTCATCGAACATGAGCAGATCAAGACAACCCTGCCCAAGGCAAAAGAACTGCGCCCGATCATCGAAAAGATGATCACGCTGGCAAAACGCGGCGACATTCACGCTCGTCGTCAGGCCCGCGCGCGCCTGAAGGAAGACCAGTACGTCGCCAAACTTTTCGACATCCTCGGGCCCCGCTACAAGGACCGTCAGGGTGGCTACGTGCGCGTGCTCAAGGCGGGCTTCCGCTACGGTGACATGGCGCCCATGGCGATCATCGAATTCGTCGACCGCGACCGCGATGCGAAGGGTGCAGGCGACAAGGCGCGTCTGGCCGCAGAAGAGGCCGCAGAAGAGTAA
- the rplO gene encoding 50S ribosomal protein L15, translated as MKLNELSDNPGAAKKRTRVARGPGSGKGKMGGRGIKGQKSRSGVAIKGYEGGQMPLYQRLPKRGFNKPNRREFAVINLGLIQKFIDDGKIDAKAAIDEDALIASGLVRRKRDGIRVLAKGDVTAKMNITVTGASKSAIEAVEKAGGSLTVAAPKAEASAE; from the coding sequence ATGAAACTGAATGAACTTTCCGACAACCCAGGTGCCGCCAAGAAACGCACGCGCGTCGCGCGTGGTCCCGGCTCCGGCAAGGGTAAGATGGGTGGCCGTGGTATCAAGGGTCAGAAATCCCGCTCCGGTGTGGCCATCAAAGGCTACGAAGGCGGCCAGATGCCGCTCTACCAGCGTCTGCCCAAGCGTGGCTTCAACAAGCCCAACCGCCGCGAATTCGCCGTTATCAACCTTGGCCTGATCCAAAAATTCATCGACGACGGCAAGATCGACGCAAAAGCCGCCATCGACGAGGATGCGCTGATCGCCTCCGGTCTGGTGCGTCGCAAGCGTGACGGCATCCGCGTTCTCGCGAAGGGCGATGTGACGGCCAAGATGAACATCACCGTCACAGGCGCCTCCAAATCCGCGATCGAAGCGGTCGAGAAAGCCGGCGGCAGCCTCACCGTTGCGGCGCCAAAGGCGGAAGCATCCGCCGAATAA
- the crcB gene encoding fluoride efflux transporter CrcB: MFSTAALVALGGAIGAAARFFLGVGVLRLTGAGGFPLGVLTVNVIGSFLMGVFVVAAAHRGLTHLSPFVMTGLLGGFTTFSAFSLETVTLFERGQIGAAAAYVALSVGLSIFGLVAGLWLARGVFA, from the coding sequence ATGTTTTCCACGGCTGCCCTTGTCGCGTTGGGCGGTGCCATCGGCGCCGCGGCCCGCTTTTTCCTGGGCGTGGGCGTGCTGCGCCTGACAGGCGCCGGTGGCTTTCCGCTGGGGGTGCTGACGGTCAATGTGATCGGCTCGTTTCTGATGGGGGTCTTTGTGGTCGCCGCCGCGCATCGCGGGCTGACGCATCTGAGCCCCTTTGTGATGACGGGGCTTTTGGGCGGGTTCACGACATTCTCGGCCTTCTCGCTCGAGACGGTGACACTTTTCGAGCGGGGCCAGATCGGGGCGGCGGCGGCCTATGTGGCGCTTAGCGTGGGGCTGAGCATTTTTGGATTGGTGGCGGGCCTGTGGCTCGCCAGAGGAGTATTTGCATGA
- a CDS encoding DNA-directed RNA polymerase subunit alpha: MIHKNWAELIKPQQLDVKPGNDPARQATVVAEPLERGFGLTMGNALRRVLMSSLQGAAITSVQIDNVLHEFSSVAGVREDVTDIILNLKGVSIRMEVEGPKRLSISAKGPGVVTAGDISESAGIEILNRDHVICHLDDGADIYMELMVNTGKGYVSADKNKPEDAPIGLIPIDAIYSPVKKVSYDVQPTREGQVLDYDKLTMKIETDGSITPDDAVAFAARILQDQLSIFVNFDEPESASRQDDDDGLEFNPLLLKKVDELELSVRSANCLKNDNIVYIGDLIQKTEAEMLRTPNFGRKSLNEIKEVLSGMGLHLGMDVEDWPPDNIEDLAKKFEDNF; encoded by the coding sequence ATGATCCATAAGAATTGGGCAGAGCTGATCAAGCCCCAGCAACTGGACGTAAAACCCGGCAACGACCCGGCCCGTCAGGCCACCGTCGTCGCCGAACCGCTCGAGCGCGGCTTTGGTCTGACCATGGGCAACGCCCTGCGCCGCGTGCTGATGAGCTCGCTTCAGGGTGCGGCCATCACATCGGTGCAGATCGACAACGTGCTGCACGAATTCTCTTCCGTGGCCGGCGTGCGCGAGGATGTGACCGACATCATCCTCAACCTCAAAGGCGTCAGCATCCGCATGGAAGTCGAAGGGCCCAAGCGCCTGTCGATTTCGGCCAAAGGTCCGGGCGTTGTCACCGCTGGCGACATCTCCGAATCCGCGGGCATCGAGATCCTGAACCGCGACCACGTGATCTGCCACCTCGACGATGGGGCGGACATCTACATGGAGCTGATGGTCAACACCGGCAAAGGGTACGTCTCGGCCGACAAGAACAAGCCAGAAGACGCGCCCATCGGCCTCATCCCGATCGACGCGATCTACTCGCCGGTCAAGAAAGTCAGCTACGACGTACAGCCGACCCGCGAGGGGCAGGTGCTGGACTATGACAAACTGACGATGAAGATCGAAACAGATGGCTCGATCACGCCGGATGACGCCGTGGCTTTCGCCGCACGCATCCTGCAGGACCAGCTGAGCATCTTTGTGAACTTCGACGAGCCCGAATCCGCGTCCCGTCAGGACGACGACGACGGTCTGGAGTTCAATCCGCTGCTGCTCAAGAAAGTCGACGAGCTGGAGCTGTCGGTACGTTCCGCCAACTGCCTCAAGAACGACAACATCGTCTACATCGGGGATCTGATCCAGAAAACCGAAGCGGAGATGCTGCGCACGCCGAACTTCGGCCGCAAATCCTTGAACGAGATCAAGGAAGTGCTGTCGGGCATGGGTCTGCACCTTGGCATGGATGTCGAGGATTGGCCGCCGGACAACATCGAAGATCTGGCCAAGAAGTTCGAAGACAACTTCTAA
- a CDS encoding ATP12 family chaperone protein: protein MSDWKAKRFWTSSAVLPRDGGFGIELDGRAVKTPAKRALLVPTRKMAEAIAAEWDAQEDIINPNTMPVTKTANSAIDKVATQHDEVADLLAAYGDSDLLCYRADSPEGLVARQAAQWDPMLDWAADTLGARLHPRVGIMHVPQDPDTLARLRARTHALDDFELAAFHDLVSLSGSLVLGFAAALDARDADALWTLSRLDEIWQEEQWGEDEEATEMAAVKRDAFLHAKRMFDLARARQ from the coding sequence ATGAGCGACTGGAAAGCCAAACGCTTCTGGACCTCCTCCGCCGTGCTGCCCCGCGACGGCGGCTTTGGCATCGAACTGGACGGGCGGGCGGTGAAAACCCCGGCCAAGCGGGCGCTGCTGGTGCCGACAAGGAAGATGGCCGAGGCGATTGCCGCCGAGTGGGACGCGCAGGAAGATATCATCAATCCCAACACGATGCCGGTGACAAAAACGGCGAATTCAGCGATCGACAAGGTGGCGACGCAGCACGACGAAGTGGCCGATCTGCTCGCGGCCTACGGTGACAGCGATCTTCTGTGCTACCGTGCCGACAGCCCCGAGGGGCTGGTCGCGCGGCAGGCGGCGCAGTGGGATCCGATGCTCGATTGGGCGGCGGACACGCTTGGGGCACGGCTGCACCCCCGTGTCGGCATCATGCACGTCCCGCAGGACCCCGACACGCTCGCCAGACTGCGCGCACGCACCCATGCGTTGGACGACTTTGAACTTGCGGCGTTTCATGACCTCGTGAGCCTGTCCGGCTCGCTTGTGCTGGGATTTGCCGCAGCACTTGACGCGCGGGATGCGGACGCGCTCTGGACGCTGTCGCGTCTGGACGAGATCTGGCAGGAAGAACAATGGGGTGAGGACGAAGAGGCGACCGAGATGGCCGCCGTCAAACGCGACGCCTTTTTGCACGCAAAACGCATGTTTGATCTGGCGCGCGCGCGCCAGTGA